From one Chloroflexota bacterium genomic stretch:
- the rplT gene encoding 50S ribosomal protein L20: MPRVKRGVTTHRRHKKILAMTKGQRASRHTLYRRAHEAMLHSLSYAYQHRRERKGDMRKLWILRINAASRAQGLKYGQFMNLLKRSGIGINRKMLAEMAAREPEAFTNLVNAAREKA, translated from the coding sequence TTGCCACGAGTGAAAAGAGGGGTTACCACCCACCGCCGACATAAAAAGATACTCGCCATGACCAAGGGGCAGAGGGCGTCCCGGCACACCCTCTATCGTCGTGCCCACGAGGCGATGCTGCATTCCTTGAGCTACGCCTACCAGCACCGCCGTGAGCGGAAAGGCGATATGAGAAAGCTGTGGATTCTGCGGATTAATGCCGCCAGCCGTGCCCAAGGCTTGAAGTACGGTCAATTTATGAACCTGCTGAAGAGGTCCGGCATTGGCATAAACCGTAAGATGCTGGCCGAAATGGCCGCGAGAGAGCCAGAGGCTTTCACCAATCTGGTCAACGCCGCGAGAGAGAAGGCTTAA
- the rpmI gene encoding 50S ribosomal protein L35, with the protein MPKLKTHKGAKSRFYITSNGKIMRIKGPKSHLRRRKAKRVKQLFDSKIELHSADRTRIKRLIPYGVG; encoded by the coding sequence ATGCCAAAGCTGAAAACACATAAAGGCGCGAAAAGCCGCTTCTATATCACCAGCAACGGAAAGATTATGCGCATCAAAGGCCCAAAGAGCCACCTGCGAAGGCGCAAGGCCAAGCGGGTAAAGCAGCTCTTCGATAGTAAAATCGAGCTGCATTCCGCCGACCGGACCAGAATTAAAAGATTGATTCCCTACGGGGTTGGCTAG
- the infC gene encoding translation initiation factor IF-3 — protein sequence MIRAQEVRVVGEKGEQLGIMPLSQAQETARKHDLDLVEVAPAAVPPVCRLLDYGKYKYQQAKKEQEMRKSQKVSLLREIRLRPKIGTHDFEAKARKARKLLADGDKVKVTVLFRGREITHPELGWKLLQRMTEALDDSSSIERQPVTEGKRMNIILTPVVKAKAKEEIKETQDAKAENT from the coding sequence ATGATCAGAGCTCAGGAAGTTCGTGTTGTGGGGGAGAAGGGGGAGCAGTTAGGAATTATGCCCTTGAGTCAGGCACAGGAGACCGCCCGAAAGCATGACCTTGACCTGGTAGAAGTCGCCCCGGCCGCCGTCCCCCCGGTATGTCGCCTGCTGGACTATGGAAAGTACAAATATCAGCAGGCAAAGAAAGAGCAGGAGATGAGAAAGAGCCAGAAAGTCTCCTTGCTCAGGGAAATACGGCTGCGACCCAAGATTGGCACTCATGATTTCGAGGCTAAAGCCAGGAAAGCACGAAAACTGCTGGCTGACGGTGATAAAGTAAAGGTAACGGTTCTTTTCCGGGGTCGTGAGATAACACACCCGGAACTGGGCTGGAAACTGCTGCAACGGATGACAGAGGCACTCGACGATAGTTCTTCCATAGAGAGGCAGCCTGTTACAGAAGGGAAACGGATGAATATCATCCTGACACCGGTTGTCAAAGCGAAAGCCAAAGAAGAGATAAAGGAAACTCAAGATGCCAAAGCTGAAAACACATAA